Proteins encoded by one window of Lathyrus oleraceus cultivar Zhongwan6 chromosome 1, CAAS_Psat_ZW6_1.0, whole genome shotgun sequence:
- the LOC127110562 gene encoding uncharacterized protein LOC127110562 has product MQQWNGGFHPQGVPQEATGGSFRDFFRMNSPEFHGGLNPVKAHEWITNMKRIFQIVHCSEENKVVFSSHMMKGPAVRRWENGSTLMTNQGVPKDWENFKTTFMGKYFPSSLRTQKEFEFQQLRQGTMTVAAYAEKFEDMTAYSRQATYAPDEKWKIDQFLFGLRGENSHSVSQREFTTYAELLRQCYVAENSLKKVQEERDQYRSGQKDQGTPGNQFRPRP; this is encoded by the coding sequence ATGCAGCAGTGGAATGGTGGTTTTCATCCTCAAGGGGTTCCACAAGAAGCTACAGGTGGTAGTTTCCGAGATTTCTTCCGCATGAATTCTCCTGAGTTCCATGGTGGGTTGAATCCTGTGAAGGCTCATGAGTGGATAACCAACATGAAAAGGATCTTTCAGATAGTGCATTGTAGTGAAGAGAATAAGGTTGTGTTTTCTTCTCACATGATGAAGGGTCCAGCTGTGAGACGGTGGGAGAATGGTTCGACTCTTATGACCAATCAAGGAGTACCTAAGGATTGGGAGAATTTTAAGACTACTTTCATGGGTAAGTATTTTCCTAGCTCTTTGAGGACTCAGAAAGAATTTGAGTTTCAACAGCTTAGACAGGGTACTATGACGGTAGCTGCGTATGCTGAGAAGTTTGAAGATATGACTGCTTATTCTAGACAAGCCACATATGCACCGGATGAGAAATGGAAGATCGATCAATTTCTTTTTGGTCTAAGAGGTGAAAATTCTCATAGTGTTTCTCAAAGGGAATTCACTACTTATGCTGAATTGTTAAGGCAATGCTATGTGGCTGAGAACAGTTTGAAGAAAGTTCAAGAAGAAAGGGATCAATATAGGAGTGGACAGAAGGACCAAGGGACGCCAGGTAACCAGTTTAGGCCTAGACCTTAA